The DNA sequence TCATCAGCTCCTGGAACAACTTCCTGTGGCCGTACATGGTGACCAACAACCCCGACCTGATGACCATGCCGAACGGCATCGCGACCGTCATGAACTCCTACGGCATCCAGTGGGCCCAGCTCATGGCCGGCGGCCTGATGGCGGGCCTGCCGCTGATCATCGTCTTCGTCTTCTTCCAGCGGCAGATCGTGGCGGGCGTCGCCCACACGGGACTGGCGGGCCAGTGACCGCCGCCCACGACCCGCAGCCGCAACGCAACGTGAACCCCCTGATCCGAAAGGCGCACATGCGAACCGCCCGCTTCACCCTCGATCCCGCCTTCACCGTCGGCGAAGTCAACCCCCGCCTGTTCGGCTCGTTCGTGGAACACCTCGGCCGCTGCGTCTACACCGGCGTCTTCGAACCCGGCCACCCCACCGCGGACGCGGACGGCATCCGCCAGGACGTCCTGGACCTGGTCCGCGAACTCGGCGTCACCGCCATCCGCTACCCCGGCGGCAACTTCGTCTCCGGCTACAAGTGGGAGGACTCCGTCGGCCCGGTGGAGGACCGCCCCCGCCGCCTCGACCTCGCCTGGCGCTCCACGGAGACCAACCGCTTCGGCCTGTCCGAGTACATCGCCTTCCTCAGGAAGATCGGCCCCCAGGCCGAACCGATGATGGCGGTCAACCTCGGCACCCGGGGCGTCGCCGAGGCCCTGGAGCTCCAGGAGTACGCCAACCACCCCGCCGGCACGGCCCTGTCGGACCTGCGCGTCGAGCACGGCGACAAGGACCCGTTCGGCATCCGCATGTGGTGCCTCGGCAATGAGATGGACGGCCCCTGGCAGACCGGCCACAAGACCGCCGAGGAGTACGGCCGTATCGCCGCCGAGACGGCCCGCGCCATGCGCCAGATCGACCCGGGCGTCGAACTCGTCGCCTGCGGCTCCTCCGGCCAGTCCATGGAGACCTTCGCCGAGTGGGAGGCGACGGTCCTGAAGGAGACGTACGACCTCGTCGACTACATCTCCCTGCACGCCTACTACGAGCCGCTCGACGGCGACGTCGACTCCTTCCTCGCCTCCGCCGTGGACATGGAGTCCTTCATCGAGAACGTCGTCGCCACCTGCGACCACGTCGGCGCCCGCCTGAAGTCCAAGAAGAAGATCAACCTCTCCTTCGACGAGTGGAACGTCTGGTACCTGTCCCGCACCGAGGCGCAGGTCAGCGCGCTGGACTGGCCGGAGGCGCCGCGTCTGCTGGAGGACAACTACAGCGTCACCGACGCGGTCGTCTTCGGCTCGCTGCTGATCGCCCTGCTCCGGCACGCCGACCGCGTCACCGTCGCCTGCCTCGCGCAGCTCGTCAACGTGATCGCCCCGATCATGACCGAGCCGGGCGGCCCGGCCTGGCGGCAGACCACGTTCTTCCCGTTCTCCCAGGCCTCGCGGTACGGCCGGGGCGAGGTGCTCGACGTCCGCGTGGACTCGCCGACGTACGAGACGAGGAAGTACGGCGAGACGGACCTGCTGCACGCCACCGCCGTGCGCGCCGACGACGGCTCGGTGACCGTGTTCGCGGTCAACCGCGGCCGCACCGCGTCGCTGCCCCTCGACGTCGCGCTCGGCGGCCTGGGGGTCACGTCGGTCGTGGAGCACAGCGTGCTCTCGGACGCCGACCCGGACGCCCGCAACACCCTCGCCGAACCGGAGCGGGTCACCCCGCACGCGGCCGAGGGCACGACCCTGGCCGACGGCCGTCTGTCCGCCGTGCTGGAGCCGCTGTCCTGGAACGTGATCCGGCTGGCCTGAGCCCCGCCGGAGGCGGTGGACCCACCCTTCCGGCGGGCTCACTTCCCGGGTGCGTCCACCGCCTCCACCGGAACGCCGCCCAGCGCGGCCCCCAGCAGCGTCAGCCGTACGTCCCGCGGCCCCGCCGGTGTGGTCCCGTCCGACAACACCGCCAGGGCGAGTGTGTTGGCCCCACGTGTGCGCAGGATCCCGTTCGGCAGGACGAAGGTGTGCTGCGGGCCCACGTCGTTGATGTACTGGCCCAGGTTCCAGCCGTTGAGGAAGATCTGCACGCGGTAGGCGCGCCCCGGGTCGTCCTCCAGGGTGAGCCCGATCGACGCGTCCACCTCCGCGGGGACGTCCAGCCGGAAGCCCGCCCGGTACCAGGCCACTCCCTGCCGCCGATCCTCGCGCGGCAGGTCCACGGCCCGCCACTCCCGGTCGTCGTGGCCCGGCAGGTGCCAGCCCTTCCGCTCCCCGTACAGCCCGCCGTTGTTCAGCGGCCCGCGCACCCGGTCCGGGGCCGCGGCCCCCTGGATCCGCCAGTCCACGCTCCGGGAGCCGCCCCCGAAACCGGCGGACACGAGCCCGCGCGCGGCCCTGTGCGTGTCCCGCGCGGTGCCCTCCGCCCGCTCGTCCCCGGCGTGCTGCATCGGCCGGACGAGCACGGACAGCACGTGCGGCCCCCGCGCGCGCAGCTTCTTCGGCACGTCGAAGGCGGCCGTCGCCGTCCAGGTGCCCCTGGCCGCGGTCTTGTCGTCCGGCACCGGCATGCGGTGGGTGCCCAGGGGCCGCCCGTCCAGCCACGCCATCAGCAGCCCCTGCGTACCGGTGCTGTAGGTCAGCGACACCGACTCGATGCCCCGGGTGTCCTCGAACCGCCCCCGGTACCAGACGTCGCCGTAGTGGAAGCCGTAGTCGTCCGCGAAGAGGACGGGGCCGTCCCCGGGCACGGGGGTGGTGCTGTGCGACGTGGCGCGGTCGGCGGCCGGCCACGCCGAGTCGTCGAAGTCCGGCTCGGACTCCGGGTTCTCGGCCCGCCGCCGCCATCCGGCCGGCACCGGCAGCGGCACCGCGGGCGCGCCCGGCATCAGCCCCTCCATCACCAGGCTCCCGGCGCGGCTGAGCCGGGTGCGCACCGGCTGCCCGTTCCAGGTCACGCCGGTGACCCCGCGCGGCGCCCACACCTCCAGGCCGGTCTCGCCGACGACATCGCCGACGAGGTGGACGGTGGAGCCGCGCACGGTGGCCGAGCGCAGCAGCGCCGGGCCGTACACCAGCAGCGCGCCGGAGGGGGTCTCGTACGGCCACAGGCGCAGCGCGGTCGCGTCGTCGGCGAACAGCAGCACCATGGGCGTGTCGGAGTCCCCGCCCTCGATGAGCACCCGGCTCAGCCCGCCCGGGCCGAGCGGCACCACGATGTTCAGCCTGCCCCGGTCGTAGGACCACGCGGGTTCGTCGTCCAGCCGGTTGGTGACCGGCTGCTTCTCGCAGTCCAGCGCCACCTGCGCGGTCTCCCCGCCGCGGCCCGCGAACACGGCGATGTCCTGCCGGCCGGCGGTCATGCTCAGCATGGGCTGCGCGGTGGTGAACGCCAGCCGGCGCCGGCCCAGTTCCAGGCCGGTGGTGAGCAGCTTGGCGTCGCGCGGCCCCACGGTGACCGGCACGTCGATGCCGGAGTCCGGCAGCAGCGAGGTGATCTCCTCGGCGGAGTCGTTGCGCACGACGTACACCTGGGCGCCGGTGTCGGGGTTGGCCAGGTGGCGCACGTCGAGCCGTTCGTCCCGGGCCCGCACCCCGGGGGCCGCGTCCAGCCGCGCGAGGTCGGGCACGGTCCGCACCAGGTGCCCGAGCTGGTGCAGCGGGGCCAGCCGCGGCGTGGGCCGGCGGCCCTCGTCGATCGGGGCCCCGAAGTCGTACGAGGTGTAGACGCCCGGCGCGGGCAGCCAGCCCCACGAGGTCCCGCCGAACGCCATGCGGACGTTGTGCACGGTCACGCCCTCGGCGAGGTGGCCGAGGTGCTCGCGCCGCTCCTGCGCGGCGTCACGGGCCCGCCGCACCTCGGCGTACCCCTTGCCGCCGGACGCCACCCCGCCCCACCCGTCGGCCGCGCCGCCGGGCGCTCCCGTCCGGAACCCGGGCGCCTTCCGCGGACCGGCCGGGCGCTCGCCGAGGTACGCGTCCGCGTGGAAGAGCGGTACGTCGATGCGGTCGGCGCGCACCTTCGCGTACAGGTGGTCCAGGTAGGCCCGCCCGGCCGGATCGTCGGCGGGCACGTCCGAGCCGTCCTCGAACTGGTACAGCAGTACGGTGCCGCCGCCCGCGGTGAACAGATGCCGGACGGCGATGGCGTCGACCGCGCTCAGCCACTCGTCGACGTGCCGCAGGTACTCCGGGTCGGCGGTCCGTGCGGTGCCCCCGACGCCCGTCAGCCATCCGGGGAACCCGCCGGCGTCGACATCGGCGCCGATGTACGGCCCCGGGCGCAGGATGACGTACAGCCGCTCCTCGGCGGCCGTGCTCAGGAACCGGTGCAGATCCCGCACCCCGGTGAAGTCGTACGCGCCGGGCGCGGGGGAGTGGTGGTTCCACGCCACGGGGACGCTGACCGCGTTGTGTCCGTGGGCGCGCAGCTTCTGCAGCACGTCCCGCCACAGGGACGGGCTCGGCAGCCGGAAGGGGTGCATCTCCCCCGACCACAGCACCAGGCGCCGGCCGTCGACCAGCAGCGAGTGCCGGTCGTAGCCGATCCGGTGGCGCCTGCCGTCCGCGCTCGGCGGGGGCGGCGGCGGGCCCGTGGGCACGCTGCGCGGCCCGTGCGCGCCGGTCGCCGCCCCGCCGCTGCCGGCGAGCGCGAGACCGAGCGCCGCCGTGCCGGCCAGGGCGGTGAAGGTACGCCTGCTGAGCTCCAAGGGAGCGCCTCCTGTTGGGGTGCCACAAGGGGTGCTGGTGGGCCATTGTCCATGAACCGGCACCACTCCGTTCACACCCGGGCCCCTTTATGCCCCTTATGTGAGGGTGTGATGGGGTGGAGCGTGACGGGGTGGAAGTGAATGGCCGGAGTTCACTCTGTCCGCCGGTCGCGCGGGTCCATACGATGCGAGCGCTCCCGGCCTTCACCGCATCTTCATGCCTCCTTCACGGGGTCGGGGGCTCATGTGCGTGCGCTTCTGTCATGTGCATGACGCTTCAATCAAGGCAAGCGATCAAGGCAAACGACCAAGGCAAGCGATCACGGTTGTTTCACCCCCCACCGAAGGATGGAGAACCATGGCTGGTGGACTGCTCCTGAGTGCGGCGGCGGCCGCGCTCCTGACCGCCGCGTTACCCGCGCACAGCCCGGCGTCCGGGTTCGACGACCCGCCGCCGGACAAGATCGTCATCGATGTCGCCACAGTGAACGGTTCCGGATGCCCGAAGGGCACCGCCGCGGTCGCCGTCTCCGCGGACAACACCGCGTTCACCGTGACGTACAGCGACTACCTCGCCCAGGCGGGCGGGGGCTCCGATCCCACCGCATACCGCAAGAACTGCCAGCTCAGCCTGCTGGTCCACGTCCCGCAGGGCTTCACCTACGCCATCGCCGGCGCGGACTACCGGGGCTTCGCCTCGCTCCAGTCCGGCGCGAGCGGGACGCAGCGGGCGTCGTACTACTTCCAGGGCTCCCCGAACACGGAGCACCGCAGCCACGCGTTCGCCGGCCCCTACGACGACAACTGGCAGGCCACGGACACCACCGACTGGGCCCAGCTGGTCTACGCGCCCTGCGGGGTCCAGCGCAACTTCAACATCAACACGGAGCTGCGCGTCAGCGCGGGGACGGCGTCCTCGGACCAGGTCAGCTTCATGACGATGGACTCCACGGACGGTGACATCAGCACGGTCTACCACCTGGCGTGGAAGGAGTGCCCGGCGAAGTCGTGACGCGGTGACCTGACCTGACCTGACCTGACCCGGCCGGTCGGTGCGGCCCGTACGCCCGTGAAGGGTGTGCGGGCCGCACTTTGATGTCGCCGCCCGCCGACCGGTCGGGGGCCGCGTCTCCCTCGACGAGCACCGCCGCGGGCTCCTCCGTGTCGATGTCGGTATCGCCGTCGTCGCACCCCGGGTCGAGTTGACTGAGGCCGCGCGGGGCATTGACGCGCAAGTGGTTCGATTCTACGGTCCGTTCGAACTTGCGATCGCCGTTCGGAATGCCGAACGACGTGTGACCCCCACCACCGTGACCCCACCACCGTGACCCCCACCGCAAGGAGAACCCGTATGAGCCGCACGCTCCGCAAGCGCACCGCCCTGCTCGCACTCCCCACCGCCGCGCTGCTCGCCCTGATGCCGACCACCGCCTCGGCGTACCCCAACCCCGGCCGCGTCACGGGCTCCGTCGTCACGCACGACCCGTCGATGATCCGGACCTCGTCCGGGCAGTACCTGCTCTACGCCACCGGCGGCGGCATCGCCCACAAGACCTCCGGCGACCGCACCGCCTTCTCCGCCGGCGCCGACGCGTTCTCGTCCCGCCCGAGCTGGTGGCGGAACTACTCCTCCGTGCCGGAGGCCTGGGCGCCGGACATCTCGTACCACGGCGGCAAGTACCTGATGTACTACTCCGTCTCGAAGTTCGGCTCCAACACCTCCGCCATCGGGCTGGCCGGCTCCACCACCGGGCAACCGGGCAGCTGGAGCGACTACGGCATCGTCTACACCTCCAGCTCCTCCAGCGACTACAACGCCATCGACCCCAACCTCTTCGTGGACGACGACGGCAAGTGGTGGCTGTCCTTCGGCAGTTGGTGGACCGGGATCAAGATGATCCAGGTGAACCCGTCCACGGGGAAGCAGCTCTCCTCCAACACCACCCGCTACTCCCTCGCCTCCCGCCCCTCCGGGACCAAGGCCGTCGAGGCACCGTTCATCGTCAAGCGGAACGGCTACTACTACCTCTTCGCCTCCTACGACACCTGCTGCGCCGGCACCAGCTCGACCTACAAGGTCAAGGTCGGCCGCGCCACCAGCATCACCGGGCCGTACCGCGACAAGAACGGCGTCTCGATGATGAACAACGGCGGGACGCCGGTGCTCGAGTCGCACGGCAGCGTCATCGGGCCCGGCGGACAGTCGATCATGAACGATGTCGACGGGGACCTGATCGTCTACCACTACTACGACGGCAACGACAACGGCACGCCCAAGCTCGGCATCAACCTCCTGAACTGGAGCAGCGGATGGCCCGTCGCCTACTGACCCTGCTGGCCGCGCTGCTGCTCGCCCTCTCGTTCGGGCAGCCGTCCGCGCAGGCGGCCTCCTTCGGCAACCCCGTCAAGGCCCAGAAGGGCGCCGACCCGTGGATCGTCCACCACGACGGCGACTACTACCTGGTCAGCACGTCCTGGACCGATGTCATCACGGTCCGCAAGTCGCCCACCCTCGGCGGCCTCGCCACCGCCCCCAGCGTGCAGGTGTGGCAGGGCGACGCGGCCTCCCGCTGCTGCAACATCTGGGCGCCGGAGCTGCACTACCTGAACGGCCGCTGGTACCTGTACTACGTCGCCGGGCAGAACGTCGCCGACTACAACCCCACCCAGCGCAGCCACGTCCTGGAGAGCGCCGGATCCGACCCCATGGGGCCCTACAGCTACAAGGGGCAGCTCAACTCCTCCTGGATGCTGGACCCGACGGTCGCCACGATCAACGGGCAGCTGTACCTGTTCGGCAGCACGCACAACGGCACGCAGAACATCGTCGCCGCGCGCATGTCGAACCCCTACACGGTGAGTTCGTCCTTCTCCACCGTCTCCACGCCCACGTACGACTGGGAGCGGCAGGGCGGCACCGTCAACGAGGGACCGGAGATCCTCCAGCGGGGCGGCCGCACCTTCCTGGTCTACTCGGCGAGCGGCTGCTGGACCCCCGACTACAAGCTCGGCCGGCTGGCCCTCACCGGGTCGAACCCGGCCTCCGCCTCCTCCTGGACCAAGAAGTCCACGCCCGTCTTCCAGCGCAGCGACGGCAACGGCGTCTACGGGCCCGGCCACAACGGGTTCTTCACCTCGCCGGACGGAACGGAGAGCTGGATCGTCTACCACGCCAACGACTCCGCCTCCGAGGGCTGCGACAACGGGCGCACGGCACGGGCGCAGAAGTTCACCTGGAACGCGGACGGGTCACCGAACCTCGGTACGCCCGTCCGCCTCGGCGCGGCCCAGAGCGGGCCCTCCGGTGAGCCGGCCGCCGTCTCCACCACGTACACCCTCACCAACCGCAACAGCGCGAAGTGCCTGGAGGTGGCGGGGAGTTCGTCGGCCGACGGGGCGAACGTGCAGCAGTACGCCTGCAACGGCGGCGCCCACCAGCGCTGGCGGCTGGAGGACCTCGGGGACGACACCCACCGGCTGGTGAACGTCGCCACCGGAAAGGTGCTGGACACCGAGAACTGCTCGTCCGCCGACGGCGCCGACCTGCGGCAGTGGCCGTGGCTGGACAACACCTGCCAGCGCTTCCGCTTCGTGGCCACCGACAGCGGTCACGTCCGCATCGTCAACCAGGCCACGGGCAAGGTGGCGGATGTGGCGGACTGCGGTACGGCGGACGGGGCGGACGTACGCCAGTGGTCGTGGCTGAACAACGCCTGCCAGCAGTGGAGGCTGAACGTGGCCTAGACGTGGGGTCCGGGCCGCGTACGAGGGCGGTGGCCATGACGCGGCCCGGTCACCGTCCCCGTTCCTCCGGCGGACCACCGCTCACCGGGCGGAAGCCCGTGGCCGCCGAACCGTCGGGGCCCCGGGGCGAATCGGCGTCGTCCGGTCTACGTCATTCCCGCCGCGTCGGGCCAGCTCCGGCTGTGCGGCCACCCGGCCGCCGGGGTGGGCGCCGGCCCCGGTTCGGTGATTCCCCGCACCTGTGCCGCCGTGAGCCCGCCCTGAGCCGGCACCCCCGGCGGGGTGGGCCCGGACATCGCCGCGGCGGCCGGTGCCTGCGCCTGCGCCACGGGAGCCATGGGCGGCAGGGGAGCCACGGGGGCCGTCGGGGCGGTCACGGGCGGGGCGGGCGCCATGACGGCCACGGGAGCCAAGGACTGCGGCAACGGCTCCGGCCGGGGCACCTGCTGCGGAACCCCCACCGGGACCGCGGCCGGCATCGGCATCCCGCCGCCCGAGCCCACCGCCGGGGCGGACACGGCGGCGGGGAGCGGCACGCCGATGCCGGTGCCGGCGGACGGGGCGGCGGCGAGCCCCGGAGCGCCGGCACCGACGGCCTGGGCGGCGAGCCCCCGCGTGCCCGCCCCGTTGGTCCGGCTCACCAGGCGGTCCACGGCCGGGGTGCCGGAGCTGTAGCCGGTCCCGGCGGCCGGCTCGGGTGCGGCGGCGCCCCTCCTGGACGTCCCGTACAGCACCTGTTCCAGACCGGACACCAGGCGACGCACATCCACCTGGGGGCGGACCACGAGGCGCAGGAAGCGGCTGGACGAGCCGATCTTGTTGCCGCACTCGCGGACCAGGATCCGGTGCTCGGTGAGCATCCGGTCCCGGACCACGGTGCCCTCGGCGCCCACGGGGAGGCGCACGAAGAGGAAGTTGCCCTGGGACGGGTAGACCGTCAGCCCGGGCAGTGAGGAGAGCTGGCCGGACATGTCCATCCGGTCGCGGCGGACCTGGTGCAGGCTCCGCGCGTACTCGGCGCCGTGCTCCTTCAGCATGAACACCACGTGCTCGGCGAAGGAGTTCAGGTTCCACTTGGGGAGCATGGACCGTACCCGCCCGGCCAGCGCCGGGTTGGCGACCAGGTAGCCGAAGCGGATGCCGTGCAGGCCGAAGTTCTTGCCGAGGCTGCGCAGCACGATGACGTTGGGCCGCAGCATCGCCTCCTGGACGACGGACGGCTCGACCTCGGCGTCGGCGAACTCCAGGAACGACTCGTCGATCACCACCAGGTCCAGGTCGGCCATCGCGTCCATGAACTGCACGACGGCGTGCTTGTGGAGGAAGCCGCCGTCGGGGTTGTTGGGGTTGCAGATCACGGCGACCCGGGTGCCGCGCGCGCGGATGAAGTCGGCGTACTGGGCGAGGTCGAGGGCGAAGCCGCTGGACTCCTGGAGCGGGAACATGTCGACCCGCTTGCCGGTCTCCATGGGCTGGTCGGTCCAGCGGCCGAAGGTGGGGACGGGGACGGCGAGGGACTCCCGGACCAGCAGGTGGTCGATCCAGGTGATCAGCTCGGTGGAGCCGTTGCCCATGGCCACGCACTGCGGCGGCAGTTGGAGCAGGCCGCACAGCTCGGCGGTGATGGTGTCGGCGCTGCTCGGGTAGTAGGTGATGATGTCGCGCAGCCGGCCCGCCATCTCCTCGAACATGGCGGGGGTCGGGAAGTACGGGTTGCAGGGGATGCAGAAGTCCACCGGGCCGGCCCCGTCGCTCTCCCGCGTCAGCGCCGCCATCGACGGACTGTGCGCCGCGGTGCTGCGGAACAACGAGGTGACGTTGTCGGCCAAGGGAGGACCTCCGTGTGCGGCGGGCCCGCCGGGGACGTGCGGGTCCGTCATGCCTGGGTGGCCCGCGCGGGGGAGCACGGGCCACCCGGGAGTACGGAGCGGGGCACGGGGCCGTTCAGCTCATGTGAGGAAAATGTGAGCGCCGGGTGGGGCGGGGCTCATGAGCCGAACGAGTGGACCGTCGTCGTCCGGTAGGTCTCGCCGGGGCGCAGCACGGTCGACGGGAACGACGGCTGGTTCGGCGCGTCCGGGAAGTGCTGGGTCTCCAGGCACAGCCCGTCGCCCTGCCGGTAGACCCGGCCGCCGGTGCCGGTCAGCGTGCCGTCGAGGAAGTTGCCCGAGTAGAACTGCAGGCCCGGCTCGTTGGTGGCGATCCGCAGAGTGCGCCCGGAGGACGGGTCGCGCAGGGTGGCGATGTGCTCGGGGCGGGCGGTGATCCCCTTGTCGAGGACCCAGTTGTGGTCGAAGCCCTGGGCGGTGATCAGCTGCGGGTGGGCGGCCCGGATGTCCCGGCCGATCGGCTTGGCCCGCCGGAAGTCGAAGGGGGTGCCGGCCACCCGCGCCAGCTCACCGGTGGGGATGAGTCCCGCGTCGGTGGGCGTGTAGCGGGAGGCGGCGATCGACAGCTCGTGGTCCTCGATGCCGCCGCTGCCCTCGCCGGCCAGGTTCCAGTAGACGTGGCTGGTGAGGTTGACGACGGTGGCCCGGTCGGTGGTGGCCTCGTAGTCGATCCGCCAGTCGCCGGCGCGGGTGAGGGTGTAGGTCACCGTCGTGCGCAGGGTGCCGGGGTAGCCCATCTCGCCGTCGACGCTCGTGTAGTACAGCCGCAGGCCGACGTCGGAGCCCGCGGTGAACGGCTCGACGTCCCAGACGCGCTTGTCGAAGCCCTTCGCGCCGCCGTGCAGGCTGTTCTCCCCGTCGTTGACGGAGAGCTGGTGGGCCGTGCCGTCGAGGGTGAAGCGGCCCTTGCCGATGCGGTTGCCGTACCGGCCGATCAGGGCGCCGAAGTACGGGCTGGAGGCGACGTAGTCCTCGATGGTGTCGAAGCCGAGGGAGACGTTGGCGTGCCGGCCGCGCCGGTCGGGGATCTCCAGGGACTGGACGATGCCGCCGTAGGACAGGACCTTCATCCGGGTCCCGCCGTTCTCCAGCGACCAGCTGTGGACCTTCGTGCCGTCCGCGAGCCTGCCGAAGAGCGTCTTCACCGGCTTCCCCCTGCCTGCCGAGGCGTGTGCCGTCCCACCGAGCGCGGTGGTGGCGGCGACCGAGGCCGCCGCGGCCG is a window from the Streptomyces capillispiralis genome containing:
- a CDS encoding family 43 glycosylhydrolase → MARRLLTLLAALLLALSFGQPSAQAASFGNPVKAQKGADPWIVHHDGDYYLVSTSWTDVITVRKSPTLGGLATAPSVQVWQGDAASRCCNIWAPELHYLNGRWYLYYVAGQNVADYNPTQRSHVLESAGSDPMGPYSYKGQLNSSWMLDPTVATINGQLYLFGSTHNGTQNIVAARMSNPYTVSSSFSTVSTPTYDWERQGGTVNEGPEILQRGGRTFLVYSASGCWTPDYKLGRLALTGSNPASASSWTKKSTPVFQRSDGNGVYGPGHNGFFTSPDGTESWIVYHANDSASEGCDNGRTARAQKFTWNADGSPNLGTPVRLGAAQSGPSGEPAAVSTTYTLTNRNSAKCLEVAGSSSADGANVQQYACNGGAHQRWRLEDLGDDTHRLVNVATGKVLDTENCSSADGADLRQWPWLDNTCQRFRFVATDSGHVRIVNQATGKVADVADCGTADGADVRQWSWLNNACQQWRLNVA
- a CDS encoding DUF4360 domain-containing protein, encoding MAGGLLLSAAAAALLTAALPAHSPASGFDDPPPDKIVIDVATVNGSGCPKGTAAVAVSADNTAFTVTYSDYLAQAGGGSDPTAYRKNCQLSLLVHVPQGFTYAIAGADYRGFASLQSGASGTQRASYYFQGSPNTEHRSHAFAGPYDDNWQATDTTDWAQLVYAPCGVQRNFNINTELRVSAGTASSDQVSFMTMDSTDGDISTVYHLAWKECPAKS
- a CDS encoding aldose epimerase family protein yields the protein MELNRRTVIATAAAASVAATTALGGTAHASAGRGKPVKTLFGRLADGTKVHSWSLENGGTRMKVLSYGGIVQSLEIPDRRGRHANVSLGFDTIEDYVASSPYFGALIGRYGNRIGKGRFTLDGTAHQLSVNDGENSLHGGAKGFDKRVWDVEPFTAGSDVGLRLYYTSVDGEMGYPGTLRTTVTYTLTRAGDWRIDYEATTDRATVVNLTSHVYWNLAGEGSGGIEDHELSIAASRYTPTDAGLIPTGELARVAGTPFDFRRAKPIGRDIRAAHPQLITAQGFDHNWVLDKGITARPEHIATLRDPSSGRTLRIATNEPGLQFYSGNFLDGTLTGTGGRVYRQGDGLCLETQHFPDAPNQPSFPSTVLRPGETYRTTTVHSFGS
- a CDS encoding alpha-N-arabinofuranosidase: MRTARFTLDPAFTVGEVNPRLFGSFVEHLGRCVYTGVFEPGHPTADADGIRQDVLDLVRELGVTAIRYPGGNFVSGYKWEDSVGPVEDRPRRLDLAWRSTETNRFGLSEYIAFLRKIGPQAEPMMAVNLGTRGVAEALELQEYANHPAGTALSDLRVEHGDKDPFGIRMWCLGNEMDGPWQTGHKTAEEYGRIAAETARAMRQIDPGVELVACGSSGQSMETFAEWEATVLKETYDLVDYISLHAYYEPLDGDVDSFLASAVDMESFIENVVATCDHVGARLKSKKKINLSFDEWNVWYLSRTEAQVSALDWPEAPRLLEDNYSVTDAVVFGSLLIALLRHADRVTVACLAQLVNVIAPIMTEPGGPAWRQTTFFPFSQASRYGRGEVLDVRVDSPTYETRKYGETDLLHATAVRADDGSVTVFAVNRGRTASLPLDVALGGLGVTSVVEHSVLSDADPDARNTLAEPERVTPHAAEGTTLADGRLSAVLEPLSWNVIRLA
- a CDS encoding glycoside hydrolase family 35 protein, which encodes MELSRRTFTALAGTAALGLALAGSGGAATGAHGPRSVPTGPPPPPPSADGRRHRIGYDRHSLLVDGRRLVLWSGEMHPFRLPSPSLWRDVLQKLRAHGHNAVSVPVAWNHHSPAPGAYDFTGVRDLHRFLSTAAEERLYVILRPGPYIGADVDAGGFPGWLTGVGGTARTADPEYLRHVDEWLSAVDAIAVRHLFTAGGGTVLLYQFEDGSDVPADDPAGRAYLDHLYAKVRADRIDVPLFHADAYLGERPAGPRKAPGFRTGAPGGAADGWGGVASGGKGYAEVRRARDAAQERREHLGHLAEGVTVHNVRMAFGGTSWGWLPAPGVYTSYDFGAPIDEGRRPTPRLAPLHQLGHLVRTVPDLARLDAAPGVRARDERLDVRHLANPDTGAQVYVVRNDSAEEITSLLPDSGIDVPVTVGPRDAKLLTTGLELGRRRLAFTTAQPMLSMTAGRQDIAVFAGRGGETAQVALDCEKQPVTNRLDDEPAWSYDRGRLNIVVPLGPGGLSRVLIEGGDSDTPMVLLFADDATALRLWPYETPSGALLVYGPALLRSATVRGSTVHLVGDVVGETGLEVWAPRGVTGVTWNGQPVRTRLSRAGSLVMEGLMPGAPAVPLPVPAGWRRRAENPESEPDFDDSAWPAADRATSHSTTPVPGDGPVLFADDYGFHYGDVWYRGRFEDTRGIESVSLTYSTGTQGLLMAWLDGRPLGTHRMPVPDDKTAARGTWTATAAFDVPKKLRARGPHVLSVLVRPMQHAGDERAEGTARDTHRAARGLVSAGFGGGSRSVDWRIQGAAAPDRVRGPLNNGGLYGERKGWHLPGHDDREWRAVDLPREDRRQGVAWYRAGFRLDVPAEVDASIGLTLEDDPGRAYRVQIFLNGWNLGQYINDVGPQHTFVLPNGILRTRGANTLALAVLSDGTTPAGPRDVRLTLLGAALGGVPVEAVDAPGK
- a CDS encoding pyridoxal phosphate-dependent aminotransferase; this translates as MADNVTSLFRSTAAHSPSMAALTRESDGAGPVDFCIPCNPYFPTPAMFEEMAGRLRDIITYYPSSADTITAELCGLLQLPPQCVAMGNGSTELITWIDHLLVRESLAVPVPTFGRWTDQPMETGKRVDMFPLQESSGFALDLAQYADFIRARGTRVAVICNPNNPDGGFLHKHAVVQFMDAMADLDLVVIDESFLEFADAEVEPSVVQEAMLRPNVIVLRSLGKNFGLHGIRFGYLVANPALAGRVRSMLPKWNLNSFAEHVVFMLKEHGAEYARSLHQVRRDRMDMSGQLSSLPGLTVYPSQGNFLFVRLPVGAEGTVVRDRMLTEHRILVRECGNKIGSSSRFLRLVVRPQVDVRRLVSGLEQVLYGTSRRGAAAPEPAAGTGYSSGTPAVDRLVSRTNGAGTRGLAAQAVGAGAPGLAAAPSAGTGIGVPLPAAVSAPAVGSGGGMPMPAAVPVGVPQQVPRPEPLPQSLAPVAVMAPAPPVTAPTAPVAPLPPMAPVAQAQAPAAAAMSGPTPPGVPAQGGLTAAQVRGITEPGPAPTPAAGWPHSRSWPDAAGMT
- a CDS encoding arabinan endo-1,5-alpha-L-arabinosidase, which translates into the protein MSRTLRKRTALLALPTAALLALMPTTASAYPNPGRVTGSVVTHDPSMIRTSSGQYLLYATGGGIAHKTSGDRTAFSAGADAFSSRPSWWRNYSSVPEAWAPDISYHGGKYLMYYSVSKFGSNTSAIGLAGSTTGQPGSWSDYGIVYTSSSSSDYNAIDPNLFVDDDGKWWLSFGSWWTGIKMIQVNPSTGKQLSSNTTRYSLASRPSGTKAVEAPFIVKRNGYYYLFASYDTCCAGTSSTYKVKVGRATSITGPYRDKNGVSMMNNGGTPVLESHGSVIGPGGQSIMNDVDGDLIVYHYYDGNDNGTPKLGINLLNWSSGWPVAY